Proteins from one Panthera leo isolate Ple1 chromosome D1, P.leo_Ple1_pat1.1, whole genome shotgun sequence genomic window:
- the MS4A7 gene encoding membrane-spanning 4-domains subfamily A member 7 isoform X2: MLSKPKTKGAFDSFTPNGIIIPKREKPRHSYQKEDNPPNTLQKETTVLGIIQIMCCLLISSLGAILVSAPYSSHFKPTTSTILMSGYPFVAATCFAITGSLSIISGKKATMPFAMSTLTANAASSLAAGAGLFLLADSLVPLETASRLCDSEREYLSSLPYSGYYYSTYEFKDCLLASVSLTGVLVVMLIFTVLELLMATYASILWWKQLYSKNPGVSTLTCHMTPAGSQHWSCDVPGLNSGRKRRQ, from the exons ATGCTATCAAAGCCCAAGACCAAGGGAGCCTTTGACAGCTTTACTCCAAATGGcatcatcatccccaaaagagaGAAACCTAGACACAGCTACCAAAAAGAGGACAACCCACCAAACACTCTGCAAAAAGAAACTACAGTCCTTGGA ATTATACAGATTATGTGCTGCCTGCTGATTTCAAGTTTGGGGGCGATTTTGGTTTCTGCTCCTTACTCTTCTCACTTCAAGCCAACAACTTCCACCATTTTGATGTCTGGGTACCCATTTGTAGCAGCTACATGT TTTGCCATTACTGGATCCCTCTCGATCATTTCTGGGAAAAAGGCAACTATGCCCTTT gCCATGAGCACCCTGACCGCAAATGCAGCGAGTTCTCTAGCTGCTGGAGCAGGCCTCTTCCTCCTTGCTGACAGCCTGGTACCCCTGGAGACGGCCTCTCGACTGTGTGACTCAGAAAGGGAATACCTATCCTCACTGCCTTATTCGGGGTACTATTATTCAACTTATGAATTCAAGGACTGTCTCCTGGCTAGTGTCAGTCTGACG GGGGTGCTGGTGGTGATGCTCATTTTCACTGTGCTGGAACTCTTAATGGCTACCTACGCTTCCATCCTTTGGTGGAAACAGCTGTACTCCAAGAACCCAGGGGTGAGTACTCTGACATGTCACATGACACCTGCTGGGTCCCAACATTGGAGCTGTGATGTTCCGGGTCTAAACAGTGGCAGAAAGAGGAGGCAATGA
- the MS4A7 gene encoding membrane-spanning 4-domains subfamily A member 7 isoform X1 codes for MNCIVRIMLSKPKTKGAFDSFTPNGIIIPKREKPRHSYQKEDNPPNTLQKETTVLGIIQIMCCLLISSLGAILVSAPYSSHFKPTTSTILMSGYPFVAATCFAITGSLSIISGKKATMPFAMSTLTANAASSLAAGAGLFLLADSLVPLETASRLCDSEREYLSSLPYSGYYYSTYEFKDCLLASVSLTGVLVVMLIFTVLELLMATYASILWWKQLYSKNPGVSTLTCHMTPAGSQHWSCDVPGLNSGRKRRQ; via the exons CATCGTCAGGATCATGCTATCAAAGCCCAAGACCAAGGGAGCCTTTGACAGCTTTACTCCAAATGGcatcatcatccccaaaagagaGAAACCTAGACACAGCTACCAAAAAGAGGACAACCCACCAAACACTCTGCAAAAAGAAACTACAGTCCTTGGA ATTATACAGATTATGTGCTGCCTGCTGATTTCAAGTTTGGGGGCGATTTTGGTTTCTGCTCCTTACTCTTCTCACTTCAAGCCAACAACTTCCACCATTTTGATGTCTGGGTACCCATTTGTAGCAGCTACATGT TTTGCCATTACTGGATCCCTCTCGATCATTTCTGGGAAAAAGGCAACTATGCCCTTT gCCATGAGCACCCTGACCGCAAATGCAGCGAGTTCTCTAGCTGCTGGAGCAGGCCTCTTCCTCCTTGCTGACAGCCTGGTACCCCTGGAGACGGCCTCTCGACTGTGTGACTCAGAAAGGGAATACCTATCCTCACTGCCTTATTCGGGGTACTATTATTCAACTTATGAATTCAAGGACTGTCTCCTGGCTAGTGTCAGTCTGACG GGGGTGCTGGTGGTGATGCTCATTTTCACTGTGCTGGAACTCTTAATGGCTACCTACGCTTCCATCCTTTGGTGGAAACAGCTGTACTCCAAGAACCCAGGGGTGAGTACTCTGACATGTCACATGACACCTGCTGGGTCCCAACATTGGAGCTGTGATGTTCCGGGTCTAAACAGTGGCAGAAAGAGGAGGCAATGA
- the MS4A7 gene encoding membrane-spanning 4-domains subfamily A member 7 isoform X3, with amino-acid sequence MNCIVRIMLSKPKTKGAFDSFTPNGIIIPKREKPRHSYQKEDNPPNTLQKETTVLGIIQIMCCLLISSLGAILVSAPYSSHFKPTTSTILMSGYPFVAATCFAITGSLSIISGKKATMPFAMSTLTANAASSLAAGAGLFLLADSLVPLETASRLCDSEREYLSSLPYSGYYYSTYEFKDCLLASVSLTGVLVVMLIFTVLELLMATYASILWWKQLYSKNPGSTFSMPQSQGHIQHV; translated from the exons CATCGTCAGGATCATGCTATCAAAGCCCAAGACCAAGGGAGCCTTTGACAGCTTTACTCCAAATGGcatcatcatccccaaaagagaGAAACCTAGACACAGCTACCAAAAAGAGGACAACCCACCAAACACTCTGCAAAAAGAAACTACAGTCCTTGGA ATTATACAGATTATGTGCTGCCTGCTGATTTCAAGTTTGGGGGCGATTTTGGTTTCTGCTCCTTACTCTTCTCACTTCAAGCCAACAACTTCCACCATTTTGATGTCTGGGTACCCATTTGTAGCAGCTACATGT TTTGCCATTACTGGATCCCTCTCGATCATTTCTGGGAAAAAGGCAACTATGCCCTTT gCCATGAGCACCCTGACCGCAAATGCAGCGAGTTCTCTAGCTGCTGGAGCAGGCCTCTTCCTCCTTGCTGACAGCCTGGTACCCCTGGAGACGGCCTCTCGACTGTGTGACTCAGAAAGGGAATACCTATCCTCACTGCCTTATTCGGGGTACTATTATTCAACTTATGAATTCAAGGACTGTCTCCTGGCTAGTGTCAGTCTGACG GGGGTGCTGGTGGTGATGCTCATTTTCACTGTGCTGGAACTCTTAATGGCTACCTACGCTTCCATCCTTTGGTGGAAACAGCTGTACTCCAAGAACCCAGGG AGTACATTTTCCATGCCTCAATCACAAGGTCATATCCAACATGTCTAA